The Sediminitomix flava genome contains the following window.
AGACCAATGCGTGTCAATATGGTCACGGAAACTTATGATTGGATAACTCCACCAGAAGAGGCAGATTTAAGAGATGATGCCATCAATACTTCTTATTATGATTGGATAAGAGCTTATACCTTAGTACCAATAGACGAAGTAATTGAGGAGGAAGTGATAGAAGAAACACCTTTATTGACTAATGCAGGTTTTGAAGAAGGAAACTTGAATGGATGGCAAACTTGGGGAAATGTGGTTGAGGTTGTTTCAGATAATTTTTATTCGGGTGAAAATGCCATACATGTAATTGGAGGCGGAGCACCAGAGCAGGTTATTTCGTTAAAACCTAACACTACTTATACACTCCGTTGTTATGCGAAAGTGGTTTCTGGAAGTATCAATCTAGGAGTAAAGGAAGGTGCAAGCGGTGCTGTGACTTGTAGCGGAAATTCTTATCAGAAATATGAATTAGAATTTACAACAGATGATAGTGGTAAAGTAAAAATTTACTTCTATGCGATAAAAGAAACAGACGAAGGTTATGCGGATGATTTTGAGCTGACTGAAAAAGATGCTGTAGTTCAAGAACCCGAAATATTTGAAATCTATACTGAAGAGTTAAGTTTCTCAGAAGATTTATCAGCTCTTGAAGTAGAGAATGAATATGAAATTTTGATGACCTACAAGGCAAACTTTGACAGAACGATCAAGCTGGTTTTAAAAGATAAAAATGGTAACTCTATTGCTGAAACAAGCCAAACCGTTTTAGCCGGATACGGTAAGGATTCTTTCACTTTGCCAGTGAATACAACACTTACTAAAGGCGAAAAATATATAATTGAAGCGAGTTTGTCTGATCAAGAGATAGGAGAAACAGTGACAAATATTTCACAAACAGTTCAGATTGGGCAAGTAGAAGAACCTCAAGAACCCACTACAATTTTAGGGACAGAAGATTTGGGCAGTATTCAAACCATTTTTCCCAATCCAGTAGAGACGGTATTAAACTTAAAAGGTATCGATGTAGGAAGCCAATTTAAAATATTTACGCTTCAAGGTCAGATGATTAGATCGGGTATAATTTCATCGGATACAATTCCTGTAGAATCCTTAAAAAGAGGAAGCTATTTACTTTCAATCAATGACAAATTGTACAGACGTTTTATCAAGAAATAGATTGACAACAATCTAGCTTATCTAATAAAATGATGTTGTTGGTTCCACGTAAGGAAAAATATTCTCATTAGCTAAGTACAACCTTTCATCTATTTATCATCTTAACCATCGATCCAATGAAAATAGTAAGTTTACTTTTTACAACTTTTTTTCTTTTTTCATTCACCTGCGTTTTTGGACAAAGTAATATCAATTATGGAGAGAATTAT
Protein-coding sequences here:
- a CDS encoding carbohydrate binding domain-containing protein, whose translation is MQIIHKLLVFILLVSSFKTLADPPEPKKGYRWVLNKRFSDEFNGTSLNGLKWRNYFDGWKGRPPAKFVPSSVSVKDGYMQIKNAMLDQADGSYIIAGGAVQSLSSEASYGYYECRFKSSKIRMSTTFWLSNKKELLDETECTTDRYSQELDISETVGGHTGTFQNHMHSNTHYRHIPCGESKEVFHSAGAKKELASTVWEDFHTYACWWENAYTAHFYADGEYFTTVDFDTSIDATAPFDRPMRVNMVTETYDWITPPEEADLRDDAINTSYYDWIRAYTLVPIDEVIEEEVIEETPLLTNAGFEEGNLNGWQTWGNVVEVVSDNFYSGENAIHVIGGGAPEQVISLKPNTTYTLRCYAKVVSGSINLGVKEGASGAVTCSGNSYQKYELEFTTDDSGKVKIYFYAIKETDEGYADDFELTEKDAVVQEPEIFEIYTEELSFSEDLSALEVENEYEILMTYKANFDRTIKLVLKDKNGNSIAETSQTVLAGYGKDSFTLPVNTTLTKGEKYIIEASLSDQEIGETVTNISQTVQIGQVEEPQEPTTILGTEDLGSIQTIFPNPVETVLNLKGIDVGSQFKIFTLQGQMIRSGIISSDTIPVESLKRGSYLLSINDKLYRRFIKK